Proteins co-encoded in one Chitinivibrio alkaliphilus ACht1 genomic window:
- a CDS encoding ABC transporter permease, which produces MKTTVDALKRHPFALVGGGVLLLLYGVMLFAEFLAPLEPDDEWRRHSYAPPTRIYFFDAEGNFSFRPFFYQSEYTFDHYRQRVYREERRRPYYLRLFAPDPSARLWGVFPLGRRLVGTTCGEGRFYLLGADMRGRDLFSRILYGSRVSLTIGFVGVAVSTLVGVFLGGLAGYVGGMVDGAIMRLTEVVMMIPGFYLLLGLRVIFPMDMPSSQVYFMIVFILSFIGWAGMSRIIRGMAKAIREEEYVQAAQAMGQHPVRIILRHIIPQTFSYLVVTLTISIPGYIIFESSLSFLGLGIQDPQVSWGLLLSDAMDVTRIAAYPWLLIPGFFILITVMAYNFLGDALRDVLDPHGEYAPRSGKNMPDRVK; this is translated from the coding sequence GTGAAGACAACCGTTGATGCTCTCAAAAGGCATCCCTTTGCTCTGGTTGGCGGAGGAGTTCTCCTTCTTTTGTATGGGGTAATGTTGTTCGCGGAGTTTCTCGCGCCCTTGGAACCGGATGACGAGTGGCGTCGTCACTCCTATGCACCGCCGACACGCATTTATTTTTTTGATGCAGAGGGGAATTTTTCCTTTCGTCCCTTTTTCTACCAGAGTGAATACACCTTTGATCACTATCGCCAGCGGGTATATCGTGAAGAGCGGAGGCGTCCCTACTATCTTCGGCTTTTTGCACCGGATCCATCGGCTCGCCTCTGGGGGGTATTTCCCCTTGGGCGTCGTCTTGTGGGTACTACCTGCGGCGAAGGCCGTTTTTATCTTTTAGGAGCAGACATGCGTGGGCGGGACCTCTTCAGCCGTATACTCTATGGCTCACGGGTCTCTCTGACCATTGGTTTTGTTGGTGTTGCCGTGAGTACCCTTGTGGGGGTGTTCCTTGGTGGGCTTGCAGGGTATGTTGGTGGCATGGTTGATGGGGCTATTATGCGTCTTACGGAAGTTGTGATGATGATTCCCGGGTTCTACCTCCTCTTGGGGTTGCGGGTTATTTTTCCCATGGATATGCCCTCTTCCCAGGTCTATTTTATGATCGTGTTTATCCTGAGTTTTATCGGATGGGCGGGGATGTCCCGTATTATTCGAGGTATGGCCAAGGCCATTCGCGAGGAAGAGTATGTACAGGCGGCGCAGGCCATGGGGCAGCATCCCGTACGAATTATACTACGCCATATTATTCCACAAACCTTTTCATACCTCGTGGTAACCCTTACTATCTCTATTCCAGGATACATTATTTTTGAAAGCAGTCTTAGTTTTTTGGGGTTGGGCATACAGGATCCGCAGGTGAGCTGGGGATTGCTGCTTTCCGATGCTATGGACGTAACACGTATTGCGGCCTATCCGTGGCTCCTCATCCCCGGATTTTTTATCTTGATTACCGTAATGGCATACAACTTTTTGGGGGATGCCCTGCGTGATGTTTTAGACCCCCATGGAGAATACGCACCACGTTCAGGAAAAAATATGCCGGACAGGGTAAAATAA
- a CDS encoding RluA family pseudouridine synthase — protein sequence MEFRITPNEAEIRLDVFLSHLLSEASRTRIQTAIQKGQVLVNGKKSKKSCVLWEGDLVSVLLQELLAPPREMVVEPEDIPLDIVHEDAHIMVLNKPAGQIVHPGNGNPGGTILNGVYHYLRSCPGTPRLIHRLDKDTSGILLVAKNEEVHEKMSRLFMDRQVYKGYLGICLGRYPERSGRIEAPLGRSKSSPIKRAVRQDGRAACTDYALLRYRCGISAMAFRIHTGRTHQIRVHSAYAGFPIVRDDLYLGDKSRVKLLEPMERPFAYRMYAAFSRQALHSRYISFVSPFTQKKQIFTAPLQSDFSKAMTILDLSPQEYDLFERDPLNE from the coding sequence ATGGAGTTCCGTATAACCCCCAACGAGGCTGAAATTCGCCTTGATGTGTTTCTCTCTCATCTTCTTTCTGAGGCATCTCGGACTAGAATCCAAACCGCTATCCAAAAAGGACAGGTGTTAGTAAATGGAAAGAAGAGTAAAAAAAGTTGTGTTCTCTGGGAAGGTGATCTTGTGTCAGTTTTGTTGCAGGAGCTTTTAGCACCTCCCCGGGAGATGGTCGTAGAGCCTGAAGATATTCCCCTTGATATTGTGCACGAAGATGCACATATTATGGTGCTAAATAAACCGGCAGGACAGATTGTACACCCCGGTAATGGAAACCCCGGAGGGACGATTCTCAACGGCGTATATCACTATTTGCGTTCATGCCCCGGCACCCCACGTCTGATTCACCGCCTCGATAAAGATACTAGCGGCATTCTTCTTGTTGCCAAGAATGAAGAAGTGCATGAGAAAATGAGCCGTCTTTTTATGGATCGACAAGTCTACAAGGGCTATCTTGGCATTTGTCTTGGCCGATACCCGGAGCGATCCGGCCGTATTGAGGCTCCCCTGGGGCGTAGTAAGTCGAGCCCTATTAAACGAGCCGTGCGGCAGGATGGGCGGGCAGCCTGTACTGACTATGCACTATTACGCTATCGATGCGGAATCTCTGCCATGGCATTTCGTATTCATACGGGAAGGACGCATCAAATTCGTGTTCATTCTGCCTATGCTGGTTTTCCCATTGTACGTGACGATCTCTATTTGGGGGATAAGAGTCGGGTGAAGTTGTTGGAACCCATGGAGCGTCCCTTTGCATATCGCATGTACGCAGCATTTTCTCGCCAAGCCCTGCATTCCAGATATATTTCCTTTGTCTCTCCCTTTACCCAAAAGAAGCAGATCTTTACAGCTCCCCTGCAGAGCGATTTTTCCAAAGCAATGACAATTCTGGATCTTTCTCCTCAGGAGTATGATCTGTTTGAACGTGATCCCTTGAACGAGTAA